One window of the Colletotrichum destructivum chromosome 4, complete sequence genome contains the following:
- a CDS encoding Putative P-type ATPase, HAD superfamily, P-type ATPase, transmembrane domain superfamily produces the protein MADSNATAAPALSTPIESHKFDEKERPLDAPANPKAEVDEEDDEDIDALIEDLESQDGHIDEEEEEDGTPGMGRVVPEEQLQTDTRLGLTEQEVLNRRRKWGRNEMAEQKENLILKFFMFFVGPIQFVMEAAAVLAAGLEDWVDFGVICGLLLLNAVVGFVQEFQAGSIVAELKKTLALKAVVLRDGTLKEIEAPEVVPGDILQVEEGTIIPADGRIVTEDAFLQVDQSAITGESLAVDKHRDDNCYASSAVKRGEAFVIVTATGDNTFVGRAAALVNAASAGSGHFTEVLNGIGTILLVLVIFTLLIVWVSSFYRSKGIVDILRFTLAITIIGVPVGLPAVVTTTMAVGAAYLAKKKAIVQKLSAIESLAGVEILCSDKTGTLTKNKLSLAEPYTVAGVDPEDLMLTACLAASRKKKGMDAIDKAFLKSLRYYPRAKSVLSKYKVLEFFPFDPVSKKVTALVESPAGERITCVKGAPLFVLKTVEQDHEIPEEIDQAYKNKVAEFATRGFRSLGVARKRGDHGAWEILGIMPCSDPPRHDTARTVNEAKSLGLSIKMLTGDAVGIARETSRQLGLGTNIYNAERLGLGGGGDMPGSEVYDFVEAADGFAEVFPQHKYNVVEILQQRGYLVAMTGDGVNDAPSLKKADTGIAVEGASDAARSAADIVFLAPGLGAIIDALKTSRQIFHRMYAYVVYRIALSIHLEIFLGLWIAILDTSLNIELVVFIAIFADIATLAIAYDNAPFSKSPVKWNLPKLWGMSVLLGIVLAVGTWITVTTMYAHGGPDGGIAQNFGNLDEIVFLQISLTENWLIFITRANGPFWSSLPSWQLAGAILVVDILATCFTIWGWFEDSRTSIVAVVRIWIFSFGVFCVCAGVYYLLQDSAGFDNLMHGKSPKGSQKQRSLEDFVVSMQRVSTQHEKSV, from the exons ATGGCCGACTCCAACGCCACTGCGGCCCCTGCTCTCAGCACGCCCATTGAGAGCCACAAGTTCGATGAGAAGGAACGTCCCCTCGATGCCCCCGCCAACCCCAAGGctgaggtcgacgaggaggatgatgaggacaTTGACGCCCTGATCGAAGACCTCGAGTCTCAGGATGGTCacattgacgaggaggaagagg AGGACGGAACCCCTGGCATGGGCCGCGTCGTCCCCGAAGAGCAGCTGCAGACCGACACCCGTCTTGGTTTGACCGAACAGGAGGTTCTCAACCGTCGCCGCAAGTGGGGCCGCaacgagatggccgagcagAAGGAGAACCTGATCCTCAAGTTCTTCATGTTCTTCGTTGGTCCTATCCAGTTCGTCATGGAGGCtgctgccgtcctcgccgctggTCTCGAGGATTGGGTCGATTTCGGTGTTATTTGCGGTCTTTTGCTGCTTAACGCTGTTGTCGGTTTCGTCCAGGAATTCCAGGCCGGATCT ATTGTTGCCGAACTCAAGAAGACTCTTGCtctcaaggccgtcgtcctccgtGATGGCACCCTGAAGGAGATTGAGGCCCCTGAAGTCGTCCCCGGTGACATCCTCCAGGTTGAGGAGGGTACCATTATCCCCGCCGATGGTCGCATCGTCACCGAAGATGCTTTCCTCCAGGTTGACCAGTCTGCTATCACTGGTGAGTCTTTGGCCGTTGACAAGCACCGCGACGACAACTGCTACGCCTCTTCCGCTGTCAAGCGTGGCGAGGCTTTCGTTATCGTTACCGCCACTGGTGATAATACCTTCGTCGGTCGCGCTGCCGCTCTTGTCAACGCTGCCTCCGCTGGTTCCGGTCACTTCACCGAGGTCTTGAACGGCATTGGTACCATTCTCTTggtcctcgtcatcttcaccTTGCTCATCGTCTGGGTGTCCTCCTTCTACCGCTCCAAGGGCATTGTCGACATCCTGCGCTTCACCCTCGCCATCACTATCATCGGTGTTCCTGTCGGTCTTCCTgccgtcgtcaccaccaccatggCCGTCGGTGCTGCCTACctcgccaagaagaaggctaTTGTCCAGAAGCTCTCCGCCATCGAGTCCCTTGCTGGTGTCGAGATTCTCTGCTCCGACAAGACCGGTACCCTCACCAAGAACAAGCTCTCTCTTGCCGAGCCTTACACCGTTGCCGGTGTCGACCCCGAGGACCTTATGCTCACTGCCTGCTTGGCTGCTTcccgcaagaagaagggtaTGGACGCTATCGACAAGGCTTTCTTGAAGTCGCTGCGCTACTACCCCCGCGCCAAGTCTGTTCTGTCTAAGTACAAGGTTCTCGAGTTCTTCCCCTTCGACCCCGTCTCCAAGAAGGTTACTGCCCTCGTCGAGTCTCCCGCTGGTGAGCGCATCACTTGCGTCAAGGGTGCTCCCCTCTTCGTTCTCAAGACTGTCGAGCAggaccacgagatccccgaGGAGATCGACCAGGCCTACAAGAACAAGGTTGCTGAGTTCGCCACCCGCGGCTTCCGCTCCCTCGGTGTTGCTCGCAAGCGCGGCGACCACGGCGCTTGGGAGATTCTCGGAATCATGCCCTGCTCTGACCCCCCTCGTCACGACACTGCTCGCACCGTCAATGAGGCCAAGTCTCTCGGTCTGTCTATCAAGATGCTGACTGgtgacgccgtcggcatcgcccgTGAGACTTCCCGCCAGCTCGGTCTCGGCACCAACATTTACAACGCCGAGCGTCTTGGtctcggtggtggcggtgacATGCCCGGTTCCGAGGTGTATGACTtcgtcgaggctgccgaTGGTTTCGCTGAAGTCTTCCCCCAGCACAAGTACAATGTCGTCGAGATTCTCCAGCAGCGTGGCTACCTTGTTGCCATGACTGGTGACGGTGTCAACGATGCCCCCTCCCTGAAGAAGGCCGACACCGGTatcgccgtcgagggtgCCTCTGACGCTGCtcgctccgccgccgacattgtcttcctcgccccTGGTCTTGGtgccatcatcgacgccctGAAGACCTCGCGCCAGATTTTCCACCGCATGTACGCTTACGTCGTATACCGTATCGCTCTGTCCATCCACTTGGAGATCTTCCTCGGTCTGTGGATCGCCATTCTCGACACCTCCCTGAACATTGAGCTTGTCGTCTTCATTGCCATTTTCGCCGATATTGCTACGCTGGCCATTGCTTACGACAACGCCCCCTTCTCGAAGAGCCCCGTCAAGTGGAACCTGCCCAAGCTTTGGGGTATGTCCGTCCTCCTCGGTATCGTCCTTGCCGTCGGTACCTGGATCACTGTTACGACCATGTACGCCCACGGCGGCCCCGACGGCGGTATCGCCCAGAACTTCGGTAACCTCGACGAGATTGTCTTCCTCCAGATCTCCCTCACTGAGAACTGGCTCATTTTCATCACCCGTGCCAACGGTCCCTTCTggtcttccctcccctcgtGGCAGCTGGCTGGAGCCATTCTGGTTGTCGACATTCTCGCCACCTGCTTCACCATCTGGGGTTGGTTCGAGGACAGCCGGACGAGCATTGTCGCTGTCGTTCGTATCTGgatcttctccttcggcgTCTTCTGCGTCTGCGCCGGTGTTTACTACCTCCTCCAGGATAGTGCTGGCTTCGATAATCTCATGCATGGCAAGTCGCCTAAGGGCAGCCAGAAGCAGCGCTCGCTCGAGGACTTTG TCGTCTCTATGCAGCGTGTTTCCACCCAGCACGAGAAGTCGGTATAA